Proteins from a single region of Amycolatopsis sp. CA-230715:
- a CDS encoding helix-turn-helix transcriptional regulator — protein sequence MGETFGEMLRRLRLEAGLSQVALARKVHLSQSRISRYEKGEPGADPITAARLDTVLGADGVLRALLPEREPTLNADQRERLAYSVKHPERIDRAAVDAFAQSLAAQRRLDDVLGAELLIAPTLSQTAVVKRLLRDARGVSREALAPVAAEYVQFAGWLHAEARRDADAVRLLTEAEELADEAENGTLAAQAANFKGYLARQQGRPRAIVRWFLAAHHTPGAHASQRIGDAAQAAQGYAQLGERDEALRLLDGAGDLLDDAGRDAPPGTAYWLTPTFHRLNIGLAHLALGEHGDAADHLAAGLAGLPEDQQQAEWVVEYQHAHEAAEERR from the coding sequence ATGGGCGAGACCTTCGGCGAGATGCTGCGCCGTCTCCGGCTAGAGGCAGGGTTGTCCCAGGTCGCGCTTGCCCGGAAAGTCCACCTCTCGCAGTCGCGCATCTCCCGGTACGAGAAGGGCGAGCCCGGCGCCGACCCGATAACCGCCGCCCGGCTCGACACGGTGTTGGGCGCGGACGGCGTGCTTCGGGCCCTCCTCCCCGAGCGTGAGCCGACGCTGAACGCCGATCAGCGCGAGCGGCTCGCCTACAGCGTCAAGCACCCGGAGCGGATCGACAGGGCGGCGGTCGACGCCTTCGCGCAAAGTCTTGCCGCGCAACGCCGACTCGATGATGTGCTCGGCGCGGAACTGCTGATTGCGCCGACGCTGTCCCAGACGGCAGTCGTGAAACGGCTACTCCGCGATGCCCGGGGTGTGTCGCGTGAGGCCTTGGCGCCGGTGGCAGCCGAGTACGTCCAGTTTGCCGGGTGGCTGCACGCCGAGGCACGAAGGGACGCCGACGCGGTACGCCTGCTCACCGAAGCCGAGGAGCTCGCCGACGAGGCGGAGAACGGCACCCTGGCCGCGCAGGCGGCGAACTTCAAAGGATATTTGGCGCGCCAGCAGGGGCGCCCCCGCGCGATAGTTCGGTGGTTTCTGGCCGCACACCACACTCCGGGCGCGCATGCGTCCCAGCGCATCGGAGACGCGGCTCAAGCGGCCCAAGGGTACGCCCAGCTCGGCGAGCGGGACGAAGCTCTACGGCTGCTGGACGGTGCCGGTGATCTGCTCGACGACGCTGGCCGGGATGCCCCGCCGGGCACCGCGTACTGGCTCACGCCGACTTTCCACCGGCTGAATATCGGCCTGGCTCACCTCGCGCTCGGCGAGCACGGAGACGCCGCCGATCACTTGGCCGCCGGTTTGGCTGGGCTCCCTGAGGACCAGCAGCAAGCGGAGTGGGTGGTCGAGTACCAGCACGCGCACGAAGCCGCCGAGGAACGTCGCTAG